One genomic window of Candidatus Omnitrophota bacterium includes the following:
- a CDS encoding peptidylprolyl isomerase yields the protein MKTMKKILTTAFICFAAAVQAMPAFAEVLDKIEVVVNSELITRREIDRILEPIYEQYRTVYYGDDLIQKLDEARQKVLNQLIEDRLILSEAKRLNVTVDEKEVDERLDEAKKQFDSNEAFERALLEQGIAAKDLRKRYREQLMMRRLIDQKVGSKVNVTPGEISDYYKAHINEYEQGEDLKVRNILIRPEEGPDGAGKALSLANEILKRIKDGGDFDALAKGYSQGPYAEEGGLMGYVKKGDLLPEIESVVFSMKEGEVSGVIETSLGYHIFKVEEKRKGRIRELSEVKREIEQAIFREKIKGKIEGWVEDLKKNAYIDFK from the coding sequence ATGAAGACCATGAAAAAAATATTGACGACAGCATTCATCTGTTTCGCGGCGGCGGTCCAGGCGATGCCCGCCTTCGCCGAGGTGCTGGACAAGATAGAGGTGGTGGTCAACAGCGAGCTCATAACGCGGCGCGAGATCGACCGTATACTTGAACCCATATATGAGCAGTACCGTACGGTCTATTACGGCGACGATCTCATACAGAAGCTGGATGAGGCCAGGCAGAAGGTCCTCAACCAGCTTATAGAAGACCGTCTTATCCTGAGCGAAGCGAAGCGCCTTAATGTGACGGTGGACGAAAAAGAGGTGGATGAAAGGCTGGATGAGGCCAAAAAACAATTTGATTCCAACGAAGCGTTCGAGCGCGCCCTCCTGGAGCAGGGCATTGCGGCCAAAGACCTGAGGAAGCGTTACAGGGAACAGCTCATGATGAGACGGCTGATCGACCAGAAGGTCGGGTCGAAAGTGAACGTGACCCCGGGCGAGATATCCGATTATTACAAAGCGCATATAAACGAATACGAGCAGGGCGAGGACCTCAAGGTCAGGAATATACTTATAAGGCCGGAAGAAGGTCCCGACGGCGCCGGTAAGGCCTTAAGCCTGGCGAACGAGATCCTTAAACGCATCAAAGACGGGGGCGACTTCGATGCGCTCGCCAAGGGGTATTCGCAGGGGCCCTACGCCGAAGAGGGCGGCCTGATGGGGTATGTCAAGAAGGGCGACCTCCTGCCCGAGATAGAGTCGGTCGTATTCAGCATGAAGGAAGGGGAAGTGTCGGGCGTGATCGAAACGAGCCTCGGATATCACATATTCAAGGTCGAGGAGAAGCGGAAGGGCAGGATAAGAGAGCTTTCCGAAGTGAAGAGGGAGATAGAACAGGCGATATTCAGGGAAAAGATAAAGGGAAAGATAGAAGGGTGGGTTGAGGATCTGAAGAAGAATGCCTACATCGACTTCAAATAA